In Mytilus trossulus isolate FHL-02 chromosome 14, PNRI_Mtr1.1.1.hap1, whole genome shotgun sequence, a genomic segment contains:
- the LOC134695963 gene encoding large ribosomal subunit protein uL22m-like: protein MSLKNLCRLLRHGSLQTRLLANESLGSRLYQSSSAIKQSVVCCGSTVNPSTHKLSGCRQFHTSIPRNDENESMPDPETGWPKLKEEKEWLDYNNIVYPPQKPGDPKRPAEICHLRKHIKYSPKKLWYHALMIRGMSVDEAIKQLSFQKHKGAHIIKETIEECQEIAVKDHNVEFKSNLWVEDSFMKQSAIVKGFRIMGRGRGSRVRYRYVHYFLRLREGKPPKHYYPPPETGYEKMENYIKDQRKRRIFLAL, encoded by the exons ATTTGTGTAGGCTTTTGAGGCACGGGTCattacaaacaag ATTACTAGCCAATGAAAGCTTAGGATCAAGACTATATCAATCATCTTCTGCAATAAAGCAGTCTGTCGTCTGCTGTGGTTCAACGGTCAACCCATCTACTCACAAACTATCAGGATGTAGACAGTTCCACACCAGTATTCCAAGAAATGATGAAAATGAATCTATGCCAGATCCAGAAACAGGTTGGCCTAAGctcaaagaagaaaaagaatGGTTAGactataataatattgtttatccACCACAAAAGCCTGGAGATCCTAAAAGACCAGCC gAAATTTGTCATCtgagaaagcacataaaatacAGTCCAAAAAAACTTTGGTATCATGCACTTATG attCGTGGTATGTCAGTAGATGAGGCTATCAAACAGTTATCATTTCAAAAGCACAAAGGGGCACACATCATTAAAGAG acAATAGAAGAATGCCAGGAAATTGCTGTCAAGGATCACAATGTAGAGTTTAAATCAAATCTGTGGGTTG AGGATTCTTTTATGAAACAGTCTGCAATAGTAAAAGGCTTTCGTATCATGGGTCGAGGTCGTGGATCTAGAGTCCGATATCGTTATGTTCATTACTTTCTACGATTACGAGAAGGGAAACCACCCAAGCATTACTATCCACCGCCAGAAACAGGATATGAAAAAATGGAGAACTATATTAAAGACCAGAGAAAAAGGAGAATTTTCCTTGCATTATGA